The stretch of DNA tagaaaaataatgattttgttggattctttttattttcctaaaatttcaattattaacattattttttagttagaTGAATCAAGGATGCAAGAGTtgaactaatataaaataattataagacaaaattaaatgtataatttaataataaaataataattataatataagttatttaatgcaaaaaaaaatattattaaaatttattaataaaatattaaaaataacataataataagggataattgcggcaaaagtccccaaaaacttGAAGTTGATGCCGATTAGTCCTCAACCTCGAAAATTGGCGGTGAAAATACCTAAGGTCCcaatttttgtttgtccgttggTCCTTTTTCTAACGGATCCGTTAAACCCAAATAAAGTGCCACGTGTCAATTTTTTATTggtccaaataataattttaattaaaaaattttaaaataaaataaaaaaactaaaaaatatattttaaaattataaatttattttattttattttatattttctttttttttattcaatctCAAGAGAATAGAACCGAagaaaaaatcaacaaaaataaataaattgacaCATTATATATCAAAGAACAAGCAGATAAGATCCCATTCAATTACAATTTCATATAAATCCAAATCCAAATCCAAAACCAAAATCAACCACCCATACGGATCAACCTGATTCAATGAAGCAATTTCGATTTCAATTCACTGATGTACAAATCGCATATGCACACAAATAAGCACAATCGAATCAAAATCAAtggaaatttaagaaaaccagaatgaaaataatgaagaaatcgaaatgaaatgcagagaaaaagaaagaacgTTACTTTCTTGCGGAGACCAGAGGTTCTAGGCTTCTGGCCATCGAAAGGCTTGGTCTGAACTCTGGAAACATTGAACAACACCATTGCGATAGCTTggttgaagagagagagagagagagagagagagagagagagagagagagagagagagagagagagagaaagagagatgatAGTGAAAATGGGGAATGAGATACTCTGTGATTTATAAGCTAAGCTAAGCCCCGCCCAAATCTGACGCCGGCCATTCTCGGTCCTGCAAGCTTGAAATGAACCCAGAAAAATCGAAACCCAAACCCCGATATTCCACCCTCGAGCCCCTTTCCTGTCCGTCTTTCTCCTTTTCTCCTTCTCGGATGTGCGCAACAGTGGTGGTGCTCCTCATCTTCTTGGAGACTGTAAAATCATACATCTTCTTCTCTGTTTTCTGGGCTtttcattattttctttttgggtTATATTTGACTGAGATTTTTTTGGTTTCTTCACTTCAGGTCCATTTAGCCAAAGGGTACTTCTGACTTTGGAGGAGAAGAAAATACCTTACAACAGGCACCTCATCAATCTCAGTGACAAACCCACATGGTATgtcaaattaattacaaaacGACACTGCATGGTATGTAGTGTAATATGTGAATTGTGTTTATGTTTGATGTTGTGTATGTTTCTGCAAGTGAATCCTGGAGGGAAGGTGCCTGTTGTGAAGTTTGATGAAAAATGGGTGTCTGATTCTGATGTTATTGCCAATGGAGTTGGAGATATTTTTGGTGATAGTGATTTTTGGTGATGGTGAGGAGCCACTGGAGAAGGGGAAAGGTTGAAGAAGAAGGTAGAGaggtaaaaaaaacaaaaattgaaaattttaaaaagaagaaaaaaaaacgaaaaagataatttataattttaaaataatttatttagttttttttttttaattttaaattattttgaattaaaattataatttaaaccaATTAGTTATCGACACGTGGTATTTTGAATTAGAAAACGGGTCTGTTAGAAAAATGGActaacggacaaacaaaaattgGGACCttaggtatttttaccgccaatttttgaggttgaggactaatcggcatcaacctcaagtttttggggacttttgccgcaattatccctaataataaatataaaagcatAGTATTTATTGTGATGCTCCAAATTTTTGCATCCAAATTTAaatcatttttaattatttgagaTTTTTGTATCATAATTTAGCTTATCATTAGAATAAATTTTTAAGTGAACtatattttacatttatatcACTTGACTGCATCTCAGCTCTAgctgattaataaaaaaaaagaaaaaaaatgaaaatccaTTTAATCCAAAAATTAGTCTTATTATTGATAATTTTCTCGATTTATATTCATAGCGTACATACAGTTACACATTATCACGGCTCGGCTCGGCTCGGGTAGATCAATTCACTGAATTCAGGAAGGATGAACTTTGTTGGAAGAGATTCCCTTCCAAGCCGATTTCATGGAAGCCGTAGCCGAGTTGAGAGCCGCCTCCATATACCTCTTGGAAGCGATGGTAGCGGCCTTCTCCATCAACGTACCCATCTTTCTGGCTCCTTCGGCTTTGGCTTCCAAGCTGTTAAGCTCCTCCTCCGCCATTCTCTCCATTTCTTGCTCGAATCTTCTGAACTCGTTCATGGCGGCTTCCATGGCCGATTCGAGCTGTTCCTCTGCTTCTTCCAAGGCGATCTCGGCTTCCTCCGCTTCGTTGTGGCTTTCGAGCTCCAAGGCGGCCCAGGATCTGTAAGCTTCGACCTCGAAGAGCTTCATTAGGTCTTCGATGGTGGATGGGTCGAAGTTCTTGTCGTTAAGAGCATGATCTGAGAGAAGGGTGAATTGAGAGATGAGAGACTCCATTGTTTTCTGATTTTGAGTGTAATGAAGAGATCAAAGACTATTTTGTTTGTTTGGATGCCGAGAAAATTCAGATCTAAAATAGAACAAGTGGTAGTGCACAGTGAGTGAGTGGGTTGAGAAGAGAATCGTGGAAAATgaattatgtattattattattattattctttttttctttttcaaaaataataattgatagTAGGCCGTTGGAATTGATGATTTAACGGTTTGGAACTTGGAAGGGGTATTTGTGTACTTTCACTTTGGATTTTTTTAGTGAAACTATTGATAcctttattctttttctttttcttctatttACTATCActgattacaatttttttttcttaaactttaatatgtaataaattatGTCTCTTGAACTTTTTTAGCTGTTAAAATTTTCGCTtgaattattaaaattgttagatttaaggatttttatctaatttcattcaattttactattttagtgattgtttatgtactaaaccatgttcTCCAGACTTTAATaactaccaaatcatgctcctcgaattttgacatgtactaaatcatgctccttgaactttcatccatgttagacttttttttactaaaattggacaaaagttcttaaattcaacaatctcaatagttcagagaCATTTTTaccgaccttaaaagttcaagagacatgatttggtacatgtcaaagtttaggaaataaaaatcctaattagcatttttttttaaattaccaactgtatatattatgttaataaATGACATAAATATCGTTGAGGCCCTTTATCCCAAAATACCAATAGTAAGGCCTAAGGTGACATTTGGTTGTAgtgaatgaaatgaaatgaaataaaaaggaaacaagttttattttatttttttgttaggtattattttaaagtattggaatgtcattctGATTCTAGTTATGTTTTCATTCTTTCTAACAAAACGCTACCTAATGGGGTGTTTATTATGTGAGTTTGAGTTGAAGAAGTAAACTTGGATGGAATATGAAACTCATGCATTTGAGGGGATTAACATTACCaccattttaatttaaaaagtgaGGCCTACTTGGAAACACAAACCCCTTAtcattcaaaattcaaatttgatttaaattttacaatctcaTTTTTATTAAGTCTAAACCTCATTACCAAACGCCCCATAAAGTAGTGGAAGAAGGTACCCTTGGTAGGTATTGGCAATGTTATTGAGTTTTGCGTTGACACCTGCAAACTCCCATATGGTATTGCAACATCTGCTGGTGCGATTAGCCATCCAGTACGAGGGACAACAACAACTGATTTCATCTTGTCTTGGAATCATTAGGAGAGCGGCTCTAGCCTTCAACCAGTCCTACTACGCAAAATGCACAATAGTTTAATCCTTGTTGTAGGTGCCTTTCTTGACTAGAAGCCTCCTTCTATATAGCATTCTCGCTCATACAACCACCAGTGCTCTCGGAACAATGTTTATCGTGCCATCATTTCACTGGACAAAACACACCACCGTTCGATGCACACGTATGTGCTTAagagttacatttttttttactctaTTCGAAGGAGACCATTCTACTCGAGAACTCTCTTAGTGAGAAATTCATCTTCATGTAAACTTGAGATAACACTTGTTGTCGGAAGAATTTTCGATAACACCAAATCTATACAAGTAATCACTCAGAATAGCGAGtactcaaaaaaataataaaattatatgtgcaagtatgtaaataatataaaataaccaTAGAAAATTATAGTAGTTCAATAGAATTTCAATCTGTCTAGTCCACTTTTAAAAGAGTACTtttactttgtctttttattctGATCAACCCCATTTGAATGGTAATAGATTCACCTATTTATAAAGTAGTAAGTAAACATTACGAATTGTGACCATGAGATTGTTACAATCATAATAAACCTATTAATTGTACTAACTAGAGAGGTATAACAGTtataaaatttcagaatttaTGACACTTGAATGCTTGACAG from Cannabis sativa cultivar Pink pepper isolate KNU-18-1 chromosome 2, ASM2916894v1, whole genome shotgun sequence encodes:
- the LOC115718520 gene encoding uncharacterized protein LOC115718520; the encoded protein is MESLISQFTLLSDHALNDKNFDPSTIEDLMKLFEVEAYRSWAALELESHNEAEEAEIALEEAEEQLESAMEAAMNEFRRFEQEMERMAEEELNSLEAKAEGARKMGTLMEKAATIASKRYMEAALNSATASMKSAWKGISSNKVHPS
- the LOC115697648 gene encoding glutathione S-transferase DHAR2-like codes for the protein NEPRKIETQTPIFHPRAPFLSVFLLFSFSDVRNSGGAPHLLGDCPFSQRVLLTLEEKKIPYNRHLINLSDKPTWFLQVNPGGKVPVVKFDEKWVSDSDVIANGVGDIFGDSDFW